The following are from one region of the Halomonas qaidamensis genome:
- the cysD gene encoding sulfate adenylyltransferase subunit CysD: MNQFSAPSASQHEVPIAPDAARLTHLKQLEAESIHIIREVAAEFSNPVMMYSIGKDSSVMLHLARKAFYPGTPPFPLMHVDTTWKFREMIAFRNRMAEEAGMELIVHTNEEGRAANINPFDHGSAKYTDIMKTQALKQALDKHGFDAAFGGARRDEEASRAKERVYSFRDKYHRWDPKSQRPELWNVYNANVNKGESIRVFPLSNWTELDIWQYIYLESIPIVPLYYAAKRPVVERDGMQVMVDDDRLPLAPGEVPEEKFVRFRTLGCYPLTGAVESTAATLPEIIQEMLLTKTSERSGRAIDRDQVGSMEKKKREGYF, from the coding sequence ATGAACCAGTTTTCTGCGCCGTCGGCGTCCCAGCATGAGGTGCCTATTGCACCTGATGCGGCACGTTTGACCCACCTGAAGCAGCTAGAAGCTGAATCCATCCATATCATCCGGGAAGTGGCCGCTGAGTTTAGTAACCCGGTAATGATGTACTCCATCGGTAAAGACTCTTCGGTGATGCTCCACCTGGCGCGTAAGGCTTTCTATCCAGGTACACCGCCATTCCCATTGATGCATGTGGACACCACCTGGAAGTTTCGTGAAATGATCGCGTTCCGTAACCGCATGGCAGAAGAAGCGGGGATGGAGCTGATTGTGCATACCAATGAAGAGGGGCGGGCTGCCAATATCAACCCCTTCGACCATGGTAGTGCCAAATATACCGACATCATGAAAACCCAGGCGCTGAAGCAAGCGTTAGATAAGCATGGCTTCGATGCTGCCTTTGGTGGCGCGCGGCGTGATGAGGAAGCCTCACGGGCTAAAGAGCGTGTCTACTCTTTCCGAGATAAATACCATCGCTGGGACCCGAAGAGCCAGCGTCCTGAGCTTTGGAATGTGTATAACGCCAACGTTAATAAGGGCGAGTCAATTCGCGTTTTCCCGCTGTCGAATTGGACAGAGCTGGATATCTGGCAGTACATCTATCTTGAGTCGATTCCGATTGTGCCGCTTTACTACGCCGCCAAGCGTCCTGTGGTTGAGCGTGATGGCATGCAGGTTATGGTTGACGATGACCGCTTGCCCTTGGCGCCAGGTGAAGTGCCTGAAGAGAAGTTTGTGCGCTTCAGAACGCTGGGCTGTTACCCACTGACCGGTGCGGTGGAATCAACGGCGGCCACGCTACCCGAGATTATTCAAGAGATGCTGTTGACCAAAACCAGCGAACGTAGCGGCCGTGCGATCGATCGCGACCAGGTCGGTTCAATGGAGAAGAAAAAGCGCGAAGGCTATTTTTAA
- a CDS encoding phosphodiesterase codes for MRLVQITDAHLHADKTARSRAGIPWRQFECVLDAVVAERPDMVVFSGDVSQDETAASYALARQAMNSLPCPWVWIPGNHDQLALMQAEHPLVDEVDLTQWRLLLLDTQVAGQPYGELGAERLAALAERLEQDDRPTMVVMHHPPVDVGAVWMDAIGLQDRDAFWQLLSHYPQVKIILFGHTHQAYAQQHKLADTKISVYGCPAIADQFLPGAEQFAIDEASRPGYRVIDLNGSEWQSWVERVVI; via the coding sequence ATGCGGTTGGTTCAAATTACCGATGCACACCTGCATGCCGATAAAACAGCTCGTTCACGAGCGGGCATTCCTTGGCGGCAGTTTGAATGTGTCCTGGACGCGGTCGTCGCTGAACGGCCGGATATGGTCGTGTTTAGCGGTGATGTGAGCCAAGACGAAACGGCTGCCTCTTATGCATTGGCACGTCAGGCGATGAACTCGTTGCCATGTCCATGGGTGTGGATTCCTGGTAATCATGATCAGCTAGCATTGATGCAAGCAGAGCACCCGCTGGTGGACGAGGTTGATCTAACCCAGTGGCGTTTACTGCTTCTTGACACGCAGGTAGCAGGCCAGCCGTATGGCGAGCTAGGTGCCGAGCGCTTAGCCGCACTGGCTGAGCGCCTGGAACAAGATGATCGTCCCACTATGGTGGTTATGCATCATCCGCCTGTGGATGTGGGCGCTGTATGGATGGATGCGATTGGTCTTCAGGACCGCGATGCATTTTGGCAGCTGTTAAGCCATTACCCTCAGGTTAAGATTATTTTGTTTGGTCATACTCACCAAGCCTATGCCCAGCAGCATAAGCTTGCGGATACCAAAATTAGTGTTTACGGCTGTCCTGCTATCGCTGACCAGTTCTTGCCCGGTGCTGAGCAGTTTGCAATTGACGAAGCGTCGCGGCCTGGCTATCGAGTTATTGACCTAAATGGCAGTGAATGGCAGTCCTGGGTGGAACGCGTTGTTATCTAA
- a CDS encoding DUF1249 domain-containing protein has translation MARTAYVTDLKSLQGECSANYMRMIRLVGDMESGQQRDIALHGDDQHFGDLHLKILEQAPYTTMVEVTQSGPLDVVIEGPRMRVHLYHDVRMAEVTDFQRERHFSGRYRYPNARMHQPDEKLQLNRFLGEWLAHGLAHGHAYDMPELP, from the coding sequence ATGGCCAGAACCGCCTATGTCACCGATTTAAAATCCCTGCAGGGCGAATGTAGCGCCAACTATATGCGCATGATTCGCTTGGTAGGCGATATGGAAAGCGGCCAGCAGCGCGATATCGCGCTGCATGGCGACGACCAGCATTTCGGCGATTTACATCTGAAAATTTTAGAGCAAGCGCCTTACACTACCATGGTGGAAGTAACTCAGAGCGGGCCGCTGGATGTGGTTATTGAAGGCCCCAGGATGCGTGTGCACCTTTACCATGATGTGCGCATGGCAGAAGTGACTGATTTTCAGCGTGAGCGCCACTTTAGTGGTCGCTACCGCTATCCGAATGCCAGAATGCACCAGCCAGACGAGAAACTGCAGCTTAATCGCTTTCTGGGTGAGTGGTTGGCCCATGGCTTAGCTCATGGCCATGCCTATGATATGCCGGAGCTACCCTGA
- a CDS encoding NUDIX domain-containing protein — translation MVASPNVLAPDASAPPQLGRDDVELIQRDTLYQGFFRLEALELRHRLFEGGWSDTMRREVHNRFDAVGVLLYDPARDALVLVEQFRAGAIDDPLSPWKLELVAGLADKDESLEDVARREALEESGCQVGALTKLHTYYPSPGACNERVTLFCGLVDTQGMGGIHGLDDEHEDIRVHVVTFPTAWELLEKGRLDNAMCLIGLHWLASQRASLRAASHRAVTANADSQP, via the coding sequence ATGGTCGCTAGCCCTAACGTATTAGCGCCCGACGCGTCAGCGCCGCCTCAGCTGGGCCGAGATGATGTCGAACTAATCCAACGTGATACCCTTTATCAGGGTTTTTTCCGCTTGGAAGCCTTAGAGCTGCGGCATCGTCTCTTCGAAGGTGGCTGGAGCGACACGATGCGCCGCGAGGTACATAACCGCTTTGACGCTGTTGGCGTGCTGCTTTACGACCCTGCTCGCGATGCGTTAGTACTTGTTGAACAGTTTCGTGCGGGTGCGATTGACGACCCACTTTCTCCTTGGAAGTTAGAGCTGGTGGCGGGACTGGCAGATAAAGACGAATCCCTTGAAGACGTTGCCCGCCGTGAAGCGTTGGAAGAGTCAGGCTGCCAGGTAGGCGCATTGACTAAATTGCATACCTATTACCCAAGCCCCGGCGCCTGTAACGAACGGGTGACCCTCTTTTGTGGTTTAGTCGATACCCAAGGTATGGGGGGAATTCATGGGCTGGATGATGAGCACGAAGATATTCGTGTTCATGTGGTAACTTTCCCGACGGCATGGGAACTCCTAGAGAAGGGAAGACTCGACAACGCCATGTGTTTGATTGGGCTGCATTGGCTGGCAAGCCAGCGAGCTTCGTTGCGTGCTGCCTCTCACCGTGCAGTGACTGCAAATGCGGACAGCCAACCGTGA